Genomic segment of Sulfurimonas sp.:
CTGCTTTGTTTAGCTTTCTTAGCTATAGAATCCACTTTATGTTGATCTACTTCTGCAAGTCCTAATTGAGCAAGATCTACTTTTTGTTTAGTAGTTAGTTTCATCACACCACCACCTTTAAATCATATTGTTTGATCATTCTGTCTTTTTGAATAGTTACACCTGCCATGAAAGAGATAGCAGATATTAAAATACAGAGAGCTATAATCTCTATTACAAAATCTGCTTTACTATTCTCTTGCTTTTGAAGTGCTGTTAGTTCTTTAAGTGCTTTGTTGTGTATAGTCATCATCTCTATGCCTTTATCAAATACTGATAATATCTTTCATAGTCTTTTATCTTTGTTGCTTCTTTTTCAACAGCATCTTTGTTGGCTATTCTCAATCTGTATTTCATGGCTGTGATTTTCGCCCATACTGCAAGTTCTTCTTTGGAGTTGTCTAATCTTTGCTATCTTATTTTTCTTTTCTGCAAGTTCTCTAAATTCTGATGCTTTCATACTGATACCTCCAATTTCTCAAATAATCCAACTTGACCTAAAGCTCTTCTTACTCTTTCAGTAGCTATTTCAGCAAAAGGTTTTTTTGTAAATTCACATATTCCATTATCAAACCCTATAAAATCTCTTTTTTGTCTTACACAACCTACAGGAGTAGTACCACTTCCCACACAATTATCTAAAACAATTTCACCTTCGTTTGAATAGGTCTTTATGAAGTACTCGATTAGTGCTAATGGTTTTTGTGTTGGATGTAAATGCTCAATTTGTTTATCTTTAGAAAATTTAATAACACTTCTTGGGTATCTTTCAGTACTGCAGTAATCTTTAGTATAAAGTTGCTTTCCATAAGAAGTACTCATTTTACACTTAGCTTTGCTTTCTTTTTTACTTTCTTTTTTATGCCCTTTTGTTTTTATGGGATTGTATGTTGGTAAGCTTTTATAAAACACTAAAATATTCTCATGTGCTTTCATAGGCATTTTTTCAGCATTTAAAAAGCCTGTAGCTTCTGGTTTTTCCCAAATCCATTCATGTCTAAAGAGTTTCATATTAGAACAGGCGAGTACTTTATCAAAAGGGGATTGAGCAAATAATAGAATTGCACCATCATCTTTTATTATTCTTTCATACTGTTCCCATAGTTTTTCAAGATCTATGACTGAATCCCATTTATTTTTAGTTGTTCCATAAGGAAGATCACATAAAATTAAGTCTATTGACTTGTCTTTTATCATCTGCATTCCTAATAAGCAATCCATATTAAATATTTTGTTGATGTAATTTGTTTCTTTCATAACACATACACCCCACTATCTCTTTTAATCACTTCTGACTTATCCCAACAAAACCATGCGTACTCTGTGCTGTCTGTACCCTTACCTGTAAATGATGGTCTTTTACTAAGTACAAAAATATGTGATGGTGGATTGTCATTCCAAAACTGCTTACGCTTTTGTGAGCCTAAAAAATTAAGTCTAAGAAGATATACAACTGTCTTTGCTTCATTAAGTGACTTCTCTAAAAATTCAAGTGCTTCGCTAAAAGGTGGATTAGTTACAATCAGGTCTGCTTCATAATCTTTTTCAAGGTAGTTAATACCCTCACGAATCTCTGCATAATCAAGGCGATCAACACCTGCAAAATGCTTTAATATTGCGTTATCACCTCTGCATGGCTCACAAAATGAAGATACTTTGCTTAGGTCTAGTTCATTTAAAAGCAATTCAATCGGCTCTTGTGGAGTTGCGTAAAAGTCATGTGCATTTCTAACTGCACCTCTATTTGTGCTACTCATGCTTCTCTCCTTAACATATCAAGAACACCTTGATCAATGTTCTCATCATTTTTGAGTGTTTGTGCTGCAGGTGCAGCTTGTGGTCTAGTATCTGATTTACAAGTTCCTAAAAACTTTAATTCGTTAGGACAGTAGATATTATTTGTTCCATACTCTTGCAACATTAAGTCATTTGTTACCGGATGGTGATGTTCTATGATGTATCTAGCAGGTACAAACTTATCAAACTTAATAGAGTTACTTATCCAGGTATTGTAAGCTCTACTCCAATCTTTAAAAGTGCTGCCTTTAGCTATGTGATGATCCAAAAACTTCTCAAAGTTATATGCACCATCTTTTGTAACAGCGTATGCTTTTAGTTTCTCTTGATACTCTTTGCTTATATTTTCAAACTGTGAAGTTTTAGTAAGTGAAAAAGTAAAATCTTTTTTTATATTTTTTTTACTCTTATCCTTTGTAGCTCTAATAGGATTAGTATTCTTATATGTCGGATTTATTTCCGAGTTTTTTTCGGATTTATTTCCGAGTTTTTTCGGATTTATTTCCGAGTTTTCATCAAATTCGGATTTATTTCCGACATAGTAACTTTTACCTTTTTCAGTAAGTTTTACACAGTCTTTTTTCCCATGTTTTACATAGTCTATTAATCCTATTTCTGATAGTGCTTTTAAGTGTCTATATACACTATCTGCTTTAAGGTCCAGGAGAGGTAATTCTTCTGCTATTTTTTGTCTAGCGGTCCAATAATAAACCTCTGTATCTATAACCTCATGAGTAGCCCAACTATGAGCATCAGCAATAAGCCCTAATATTACTGCTTGATTAACATTAGTTAATCCTAGTTCTAGTGCTTGTTTTTGATTTATAGTTAAAGTATATTTCACTCCCTACCCCCTAAACTCATAAGAGGTATGAACTACTGTAGGCTCTGGAAGCTTCTCTATTAATCCACCTGCTAAATAATCAGATAAATGGGATATATTAGATAATACTTTATCTGCAAATCTCTGAAAAGTTTTGTGAGCTTCATGCGGATTGAAGTGTTTAGCTAAATCACTACAACTCTTTTGATCTTTGAAGAACTCTACAGTTTTTTGTGGAAGCATCTGCTTTTCAGTAGATTTATGTTCTGCTATTCTAAGTCTAGTTACCGGAGCATCAAACATAACTATTCTACAAAAGAAGTCGTGTATCTGTAGAAGCCCTGCTAACTGCAGATCATTAAGATTATATTTTGATTGAGCTATGAGAGCTTCTTTTTCTATCTCTATGGATGGTTGTTTTCCATAAAATCTAAATGCTGTATTCATCACGCTACCGCCAATTCAACTAAAGTAACCGTTTTGTGACTGATAGGACAAGTAACCTTTTCATCATCCACAACATAGTGAATCTTTTTAAGGTCGTTTACTCTTGCAGATACTGTAGATGTTTCAAGTTCTAGTTCTTTAGCTATCTCTCTACGTGTAGCTTTACCATTATGGTTTTTTAAAAAGTCAATGATTAAAACTTTTTGTGTTCCTGCTTTGCCTGTGAAGTTTACACCTCTGTAAGCTTCTAGTGATGTATCTCTGATCATTTTGTGGTCCTTTTGCACTTAGAAAAACCAACAAGCCGATACACCAAAGGACCAACTTTGATATAATTCGTGTTCGGCTTTTCTAAGTCGAATTTAGATTTGAGGTTATGCGGAGTTCCTCGCCAAAGTAACTAACCGCATAGCCTCTATAGAACACTTACAGGTGTAAATGCTCTAAGAAGCTACTTATCTCTCATCTTGTCTAATGCTTTTTTCATAGGGTTTTGAAAATCGTCTAATGCTTCAAGTAGAAGCTTTCTAGCGATTGATGCCATTGAAACACCACTTACCTTTTGCATCTCTAACAGTCTTTCATAATCTTCTAATGTGAGATTGATCGTTACTTTCTCAGAGTGCTTTGCTGCGTTTTCTTCCATTTCTGAACATCCTGAAACATTTTCATTCATTTGTTAATTCCCTTGAACACTATTTTGAGGTGTGTTATTGTTCTCTTGTAAGTAAGATTTACCGAGATATTTAATCTGTACTTCTGCTTTTTCAAATATTGTGATAGGAAATTTCATTGTATTTGCAATTTCTCTAGCAACAGATAGCTTAATCGGTCTTGCATGACTAAGCCATCTAACAATATTTACGGATGAATGGTTTGTCTTTTTTTCTATGTCAATAATTTTCATAAGAAAATATTACCAAATTGGAAATAAAATATTTCTTAAATACTTTCCTTTTTGGAAATTTCCTATGTGGTAAAATTCAATTATATTAAGGATTCAACATGTTGTTACAAAAAATTAATGATCTTCTCGAAATAAAAGGTAGGGGTACACAAAAGAAATTAGCTGATTTTATAGGTGAAACTCCGGTCAATGTAAACAGATATATAAAAGGGAGTAGAGATATTCCTGTAGAGATAATTCCCAAGATTGCAGAATTTTTTAATGTTTCAACGGATTATTTACTAGGAAATGATATTATAAAGTCACAAGTTAAAACAATTCCCATTATAGGTACTACAAGTTGTGGAGGAACAGAGTTGAGTAATCATGTAGAAATTGGTGCTGTTTGTTATTATAATGGTGCTTACTATAAAGATAGTCTCTATTGTGTTGTTGCTAATGGGGATAGCATGGCTCCGGAGATCGAAGATGGAGATGAAATAATTTGTGATCCTGATGTAGTACCTGAAAATGGTGATATGGTGCATTATACAATCGAAAATGAAAGTGCTGTAAAGGTATTTGTTAAAGATGAAGATGCTTATATTATCCAATTTATTCCATATAATGCCAACGAAAATTTTAAAACAAGAACTTTTAGATTAGATGATGAATATACAGCTAATCTGAAAATAGCTAAAGTAGTAGCAGTAAATAAATTAAAGTACAACAATAGAGCTGCAAGATTAAGAATGATAGGAAGATAGTATGAAATATATATTAGTAATTATGGGTTTATCTTTATTTTTTAGTGGCTGTAGTCGCACTATTGAGCCTATTC
This window contains:
- a CDS encoding site-specific DNA-methyltransferase, coding for MKETNYINKIFNMDCLLGMQMIKDKSIDLILCDLPYGTTKNKWDSVIDLEKLWEQYERIIKDDGAILLFAQSPFDKVLACSNMKLFRHEWIWEKPEATGFLNAEKMPMKAHENILVFYKSLPTYNPIKTKGHKKESKKESKAKCKMSTSYGKQLYTKDYCSTERYPRSVIKFSKDKQIEHLHPTQKPLALIEYFIKTYSNEGEIVLDNCVGSGTTPVGCVRQKRDFIGFDNGICEFTKKPFAEIATERVRRALGQVGLFEKLEVSV
- a CDS encoding winged helix-turn-helix transcriptional regulator, with protein sequence MIRDTSLEAYRGVNFTGKAGTQKVLIIDFLKNHNGKATRREIAKELELETSTVSARVNDLKKIHYVVDDEKVTCPISHKTVTLVELAVA
- a CDS encoding LexA family protein gives rise to the protein MLLQKINDLLEIKGRGTQKKLADFIGETPVNVNRYIKGSRDIPVEIIPKIAEFFNVSTDYLLGNDIIKSQVKTIPIIGTTSCGGTELSNHVEIGAVCYYNGAYYKDSLYCVVANGDSMAPEIEDGDEIICDPDVVPENGDMVHYTIENESAVKVFVKDEDAYIIQFIPYNANENFKTRTFRLDDEYTANLKIAKVVAVNKLKYNNRAARLRMIGR